The following nucleotide sequence is from bacterium.
GGCAGTTAATTCAAATCCATTCATTCCTGGCATAGTAATATCGGTAATGATTAAATCATATCTTTTTTGTTTGATTTTCCCTAAGGCTTGTAATCCATCAATTGCCATTTCGACATTATAGCCCACTGATTCTAAGATATTTTTTTCAAGTTCGCGGGTCGTTAATGAATCATCTACAACTAAAATAGTGGGAGTAGAGATTTTTGGTTTAGCAGTTACTTTTACTTCAATATGTGTCTTTTTGGCAGATTTCATTATATCAAATACATCTAAGATAAGGATTACTTCGCCATCTCCCCAGATAGTTGCACCGGCAATATTATCAGGTTTTTTTAAATAACCGCCCAGACTTTTGATAACTATTTCTTGTTCACTAATAACTTCATCTACTCCAAATCCAATAGATTCACCTGCAAAATGAATTATAATCATAAACATTTCGCGATTGGTAAGTATTTCATTTTCTTTTTTTAATCCAAGTAGTTTATCGAGTTTGACAAAAGGGATAGTAACACCATCAACGATAACTACTTCTTTATCACCAATCAGTTTTATATCATTTGTTGATAGATTAACTATTTTTTTTACTTCTGAAGTTGGGAAAATGAATAATTGCCCCTGGGATTTAACAATTAGTCCTAAAGTAATACTTAAGGTTAAGGGCATGCGTAAGGTAAATTTTGTGCCTTTACCTACCTCTGTCTGGATGTTAATCGAACCTTTAAGTCGTTCAATGTTTTCTTTAACAACATTCATTCCCACGCCTCGTCCGGAGATATCTGTGATTTTTTCACTGGTAGAGAATCCTGGGGCGAAGATAAGGTAAATAGCGTTTTCATCAGTAATTTTCTCTGCTTGTTCATGGGTAATCAGATTTTTCTTTAAGGCAATTCGTTTTATGACACGAGGGTCTATGCCTCGACCGTCATCGGATATTTCAATAATTATACTTGCTCCTTCCTGTCGGGCAGAAAAGCATATTTTCCCGGTTCGTGGTTTACCAAGCAATGCCCTTTCTTCTGGCGTTTCGATTCCATGGTCAATACAATTGCGGACTAAATGCATCAGTGGGTCTTTTATTTCCTCCAGTATTTTTTTATCAAGTCCTGTTTTTTCACCTCTAATTTCTAAATTTATCTCCTTATCATATTCTTCAGCCATATCCCGCACGACTCTTGGGAAAAGGTCAAAAATAGTCGATACTGGTAACATCCTTATTTTAATGACCATATCTTCCAATTCATTAGTTAAAATATTCAAGTCATCCAGTCCCTCTGCGTATTTTCTTAATAAATTAGTTGTTCCGTCTTTTAGTCTCTGGTGTGAAAGGGATAATTTTATTATCTCTTCTTTAAATCCATTGGTTCTTTCCTTTAGTTGGTCGAGGAATAATATTTGTTCTTTCATTAATTCAGATATATCCTTTATGTGCATCAACAGGGCATCTAATTTGCCACGGTTAATAATCATTTCTCCACTTAAATTCAGGAGTTTATCAAGTTTGCTTACTTCAACACGGATTGTTTCTTCAAAGCCTACTTTTTCATGTCGAATTTCTTGGGCTACACCTTCGACTAACCGAATTTTTCTCTCAGTCTTTTTCCTTTCACGAATTAACTTTCCGGTGCAGGCTTGAATTAATTCATCACAAAGAGAATCGACATCAATATCTACTTCTTTTTTAGAGATTTCTGCCTCTAACAGAATTTTAATTGAATCAAGGCATTCAAACAGCAAATCATTTATTTGTGGGGTGAGATTGAATTGTTTTTCTTTGATTCTGCCGAGCAGGTCTTCCATCTGGTGGGCGATGCGGTTAATTTTGGTCAAACCGACCATTTTCGCCGAGCCTTTTAAGGTATGTGCTTCACGAAATACCTCATTGAGTAGCTCAGCATCATCTGGATTTTGTTCCAGGTTTAAAAGTTTATTATTGAGGTTATTAAGTCGTTCATCAGTTTCTTCTTTAAATTTCGCTAAAAATATAGATTTATCAAATTTTCCAGCCATTTCTGTAACTCCAAATGGAATAGTGGAGTAATGGATTTGATTTTATCACTTTAACACTCCAATTCCTGTCTTTATCCTTCTAATTTAAATTTCTCAATTGCTACTTTTAGGTCTTCGGCTAAAGTATTTAATTCAGAAACAGAGGTAATAGATTGGTGGCTTGAGGCGGCTGATTGTTTAGATACTTCAGCGATTTCGTGCATTGTTGCTACGACTTGTTCTGAGGCAGTTCTTTG
It contains:
- a CDS encoding hybrid sensor histidine kinase/response regulator translates to MAGKFDKSIFLAKFKEETDERLNNLNNKLLNLEQNPDDAELLNEVFREAHTLKGSAKMVGLTKINRIAHQMEDLLGRIKEKQFNLTPQINDLLFECLDSIKILLEAEISKKEVDIDVDSLCDELIQACTGKLIRERKKTERKIRLVEGVAQEIRHEKVGFEETIRVEVSKLDKLLNLSGEMIINRGKLDALLMHIKDISELMKEQILFLDQLKERTNGFKEEIIKLSLSHQRLKDGTTNLLRKYAEGLDDLNILTNELEDMVIKIRMLPVSTIFDLFPRVVRDMAEEYDKEINLEIRGEKTGLDKKILEEIKDPLMHLVRNCIDHGIETPEERALLGKPRTGKICFSARQEGASIIIEISDDGRGIDPRVIKRIALKKNLITHEQAEKITDENAIYLIFAPGFSTSEKITDISGRGVGMNVVKENIERLKGSINIQTEVGKGTKFTLRMPLTLSITLGLIVKSQGQLFIFPTSEVKKIVNLSTNDIKLIGDKEVVIVDGVTIPFVKLDKLLGLKKENEILTNREMFMIIIHFAGESIGFGVDEVISEQEIVIKSLGGYLKKPDNIAGATIWGDGEVILILDVFDIMKSAKKTHIEVKVTAKPKISTPTILVVDDSLTTRELEKNILESVGYNVEMAIDGLQALGKIKQKRYDLIITDITMPGMNGFELTAAIKKDEKCKDIPVIMVTSEEKDEDRKRGIEVGAQAYIIKSGFDQKGLLDMIEKMVEK